Proteins co-encoded in one Spirosoma endbachense genomic window:
- a CDS encoding DUF4331 domain-containing protein: protein MRTFPLFRGQLRTKILSCALVLLATAGFASSHREAPLISNDPLADNTDVYAFKSPDDPNTITIIANYIPFQLPEGGPNYYNFGSNIRYEIHIKNKATTAGDDITYRFTFNNTNEDPTTFFNIRLGKQNLKTTYTCERSIDGGKTYMTIVSNGIVPPANIGPRSIDTPGLGLGSTYNDLIKNAIAPAKTGEQVFCGPADDPFFVDLAGAFDAGNFRPDGNKVNPPKDGLARYNVHSIAIKIPVNILQKDGKSVSQAATILDPDYVIGVWASASRQMIKTLYAAGDVGYDGGWVQVSRLGMPLTNEAVIPVGMKDKWNSVTPYNGNDLQFAKYFTNPELALYMDDSQFGGAVPSLKALRIQSKSLGSFDFRNGKPGLFGLKGNAALDGTALAEAAFGSVLLPDAASPRAVDLLPIFYTGVPNLKPYQLATGKGGNPLAAGKPFIHNFLPTLGDMLRLNMAVPATPRNDPNFSSLGLVWAAVIGLTVPDFMNTNLQFIPNMDGFPNGRRLEDDVTTIELQAVSGVVLAAVGLWYDDFTPGPGANPVTPNLAKVLGFSAGVTKNDTTLKASFPYVQTPWRGLDYTKKNRF, encoded by the coding sequence ATGCGCACGTTTCCCTTGTTTAGGGGTCAGTTAAGGACTAAAATTCTTAGCTGTGCCTTAGTGCTGCTGGCAACTGCTGGTTTTGCCTCCAGCCACCGCGAAGCCCCGTTGATCTCGAATGATCCACTGGCTGACAATACCGACGTATATGCGTTCAAAAGCCCCGACGACCCGAATACCATCACGATCATTGCTAATTACATTCCTTTTCAGTTGCCCGAAGGCGGACCGAACTATTACAACTTCGGTTCCAATATTCGGTACGAGATCCACATTAAAAACAAAGCAACCACAGCCGGAGACGATATTACCTATCGGTTTACCTTTAACAATACGAACGAAGACCCAACGACGTTCTTCAATATTCGGCTGGGGAAGCAAAATCTAAAAACAACCTACACCTGCGAACGAAGCATCGATGGGGGTAAGACGTATATGACCATCGTTAGTAATGGCATTGTTCCGCCAGCTAACATTGGGCCTCGTTCTATCGATACGCCGGGGTTAGGATTGGGTTCTACCTACAACGATTTGATCAAGAATGCAATCGCTCCAGCAAAGACCGGTGAGCAGGTCTTTTGTGGTCCTGCCGATGATCCGTTCTTTGTTGATCTGGCGGGTGCGTTTGATGCGGGTAACTTTCGTCCTGACGGCAACAAAGTTAACCCGCCCAAAGATGGACTGGCCCGCTATAACGTACATAGCATAGCGATTAAGATTCCAGTAAACATTCTACAGAAAGACGGGAAGTCGGTATCGCAGGCGGCCACTATTCTCGATCCTGATTATGTGATCGGGGTGTGGGCCTCTGCTAGCCGACAAATGATCAAAACCCTTTATGCCGCGGGCGATGTAGGCTACGATGGCGGCTGGGTACAGGTTTCGCGCCTGGGTATGCCCCTGACCAACGAAGCGGTCATTCCGGTGGGCATGAAAGACAAGTGGAATTCGGTGACCCCTTACAACGGCAATGATCTTCAGTTTGCCAAATACTTCACCAATCCCGAGCTGGCCCTTTACATGGATGATTCCCAGTTTGGTGGAGCCGTTCCTTCATTGAAGGCTTTGCGGATTCAATCCAAATCGCTGGGTTCATTTGACTTCCGCAATGGCAAGCCGGGTCTGTTTGGCCTGAAAGGCAATGCCGCTCTGGATGGTACAGCGCTGGCTGAAGCTGCTTTTGGGAGTGTCCTGCTGCCCGATGCGGCCAGTCCCCGTGCGGTTGACTTATTGCCGATCTTTTACACCGGTGTGCCGAATCTGAAACCCTATCAACTGGCAACGGGCAAGGGGGGCAATCCACTGGCAGCGGGTAAGCCGTTCATTCACAACTTTCTGCCTACATTGGGCGATATGCTGCGGTTGAACATGGCGGTTCCGGCCACTCCCCGCAACGACCCGAATTTTAGCTCGCTCGGTCTGGTATGGGCTGCGGTCATTGGATTAACGGTTCCGGACTTCATGAATACAAATCTCCAGTTCATTCCGAACATGGATGGTTTCCCGAACGGTCGTCGCCTGGAAGATGACGTGACCACCATTGAATTACAAGCTGTTAGTGGTGTTGTTTTAGCTGCTGTTGGGTTGTGGTACGATGACTTTACGCCGGGTCCAGGCGCAAACCCTGTTACGCCGAATCTGGCGAAAGTATTGGGCTTTAGCGCAGGAGTAACGAAAAATGATACGACGCTAAAGGCATCGTTCCCCTACGTACAAACCCCGTGGAGAGGTCTTGACTATACGAAAAAGAACCGTTTCTAA
- a CDS encoding DUF4331 family protein, translating to MAVLTYLPYSQVIASSHREAPLISNDPLADNTDVYAFKSPTDAEKIVLIANYIPFEDPSGGPNWYTFGQNIRYEIHVKNNAATAGDDITYRFTFTVVNEDPTTFFNIRLGKQNQKATYTCERSIDGGRTFTAIVTNGVVPPANIGPRSIEDKTVGLGAANYNALATKAITTATSGERIFCGPIDDPFFVDLGGAFDVGNFRPKGRDGLSRFNCHTIAIEVPVSTLQKSGKAVAQAATILDPDYVIGVWASSSRQMIKTLYAAGDVGYDGGWVQVSRLGMPLTNEAVIPVGMKDKWNSMTPYNGNDLQFAKYFTNPELALYMDDSQFGSAVPGLAALRIQSKSLGSFDFRNGKPGLFGLKGNAALNGTALAEAAFGSILLPDAASPRAVDLLPIFYTGVPNLAPYQLATGKGGNPLAVGKPFIHNFLPTLGDMLRLNMAVPATPRNDAKFSSLGLVQAAVLGLTDPMYANTNLQFIPNMDGFPNGRRLEDDVTTIELQAVGGVVLAAVGLWYDDFTPGPGANPVTPNLVKVLSFNAGVTKNDTTLKGAFPFVQDPWRGFLGNPYIGPDADVTKPLAATVLSYNCNTGDITFGRIGGDPNRVVEYQAAGVVNGTWNTSVTRQIEAELRKDANSNRFLWIWARYVGDQSSLVNFMYDFRTPCGQARQGAAEFTEPMAVRIMGNPTIGDEVTVEVSGASGPVQLYLSNSRGQRIGQQTISIPGAVELRTVRLGEQPGAYFLQAVTPTERQTVKIIRN from the coding sequence ATGGCAGTATTGACGTATCTGCCCTATAGTCAGGTTATTGCTTCGTCGCACCGGGAGGCACCGCTCATCTCGAATGATCCACTCGCTGACAATACGGACGTTTATGCATTTAAAAGCCCAACCGATGCGGAAAAGATCGTTCTGATTGCCAACTACATTCCGTTTGAAGATCCATCAGGCGGGCCAAACTGGTATACGTTCGGTCAGAATATCCGGTACGAAATCCACGTTAAAAACAATGCAGCTACGGCCGGAGACGACATTACCTACCGATTTACATTTACGGTTGTTAATGAAGACCCAACGACGTTCTTCAACATTCGGTTAGGAAAGCAAAATCAGAAAGCAACCTACACCTGTGAACGCAGCATTGATGGTGGCAGAACCTTTACGGCCATCGTTACCAACGGTGTAGTGCCACCGGCTAACATCGGCCCACGCTCGATTGAAGACAAAACGGTTGGATTGGGCGCTGCTAACTATAACGCTCTGGCGACAAAGGCCATTACGACGGCGACATCGGGTGAGCGAATTTTCTGCGGGCCAATCGACGATCCCTTCTTTGTCGATCTGGGTGGCGCGTTTGACGTAGGTAACTTCAGGCCGAAGGGTCGCGATGGTTTATCGCGCTTTAACTGCCATACCATTGCCATTGAAGTGCCCGTATCGACCTTGCAGAAAAGCGGAAAAGCAGTAGCACAGGCGGCCACTATTCTCGATCCTGATTATGTGATCGGGGTGTGGGCTTCTTCGAGTCGGCAAATGATCAAAACCCTCTATGCTGCGGGCGATGTAGGCTACGATGGTGGTTGGGTGCAGGTTTCGCGCCTGGGTATGCCCCTCACCAACGAAGCGGTCATTCCGGTGGGCATGAAAGACAAGTGGAATTCGATGACCCCTTATAACGGCAACGATCTTCAGTTTGCCAAATACTTCACCAATCCCGAGCTGGCCCTTTACATGGACGATTCCCAGTTTGGTAGTGCCGTTCCCGGTTTAGCTGCCCTTCGGATACAGTCGAAATCGCTGGGTTCGTTTGACTTCCGCAATGGCAAGCCGGGTCTGTTTGGCCTGAAAGGCAATGCCGCTCTGAACGGAACGGCTCTGGCCGAAGCTGCTTTTGGGAGTATTTTGCTTCCTGACGCAGCCAGTCCCCGTGCGGTTGACTTATTGCCGATCTTTTATACCGGCGTTCCGAACCTGGCTCCCTACCAACTGGCAACGGGCAAGGGGGGCAATCCACTGGCAGTCGGTAAGCCGTTCATTCACAACTTTCTGCCTACATTGGGCGATATGCTGCGGTTGAACATGGCGGTTCCGGCCACTCCGCGTAACGATGCCAAATTTAGTTCACTGGGATTGGTTCAGGCGGCTGTTTTAGGCTTGACCGATCCAATGTATGCGAATACAAACCTCCAGTTCATTCCGAACATGGATGGTTTCCCGAACGGTCGTCGCCTGGAAGATGACGTGACCACCATTGAATTACAAGCTGTTGGCGGTGTTGTTTTAGCTGCCGTTGGGTTATGGTATGACGACTTTACGCCAGGCCCAGGCGCAAATCCTGTTACGCCGAATCTGGTAAAAGTGCTGAGCTTTAACGCGGGTGTTACAAAGAACGATACCACACTGAAAGGGGCTTTCCCATTCGTGCAGGACCCCTGGCGCGGTTTCCTGGGTAATCCCTACATCGGTCCGGATGCCGACGTGACCAAACCATTGGCCGCAACCGTGCTGAGCTACAACTGCAATACGGGGGATATTACCTTTGGGCGCATTGGTGGCGATCCGAATCGCGTAGTCGAATACCAGGCTGCGGGTGTTGTCAATGGCACCTGGAATACGAGTGTAACCCGCCAGATTGAGGCTGAATTGCGGAAAGATGCGAATAGCAACCGATTCCTCTGGATCTGGGCACGTTATGTAGGTGATCAGTCTTCGCTGGTAAACTTCATGTATGACTTCCGTACCCCCTGTGGCCAGGCCCGTCAGGGAGCTGCCGAGTTCACCGAGCCTATGGCTGTGCGGATCATGGGTAACCCGACCATTGGCGATGAAGTGACGGTAGAAGTGAGTGGTGCATCGGGTCCGGTGCAACTCTACCTCAGCAACAGCCGGGGGCAGCGGATTGGCCAACAAACGATCAGTATACCCGGTGCTGTCGAGCTTCGGACTGTGCGATTGGGCGAGCAGCCGGGCGCTTACTTCCTGCAGGCTGTTACTCCAACGGAACGCCAGACGGTTAAGATAATTCGTAATTAA
- a CDS encoding tetratricopeptide repeat protein: protein MRFNTTINKRILSACTLIFAGLLIVGSFSCTNSPKETTATTTAGPNMEIPALFDRRGELASAVEWQKTKEKVAELKEKIKKEPGDVKPRLQIAVIYLSEARITGEHPYYYPAILTILDGVLAMDPKNFEATTFKASVKMSQHQFAEARELAEEARQINPNNAYVYGVLVDANVELGNYEEAVAMSDKMQALKPSLEAYSRASYLREIYGNYPGSIAAMKLAVQAGLPGSEPQCWSKNILGHLYETTGQLAEAENQYAGILILRPSYAFAMAGQARVRKARKEYDKALALLDKAAAIMPEFSFHEEMAEIYALQGDKEKAQKKFAEVAKMLDEDARSGHAVDLELCKLYTKSGQFDLAKTYGLKEYQKRPKNIDVNHALAWVYFNQKDLPKAQQHIEVALRTGSKDPELLRQAGSIELAMGHADQGNKLIAAARKTNPKFAL from the coding sequence ATGCGTTTCAATACAACAATCAACAAGCGAATCCTGTCGGCATGTACGCTGATTTTCGCTGGCTTACTGATCGTCGGATCGTTCAGTTGCACAAACAGCCCAAAAGAAACTACAGCCACAACTACGGCGGGGCCGAACATGGAAATTCCGGCTCTATTCGACCGTCGGGGTGAGTTGGCGTCAGCGGTAGAATGGCAGAAGACCAAAGAGAAAGTTGCTGAACTGAAAGAGAAAATAAAAAAAGAGCCGGGCGACGTGAAACCTCGTTTGCAGATTGCGGTGATTTACCTGTCGGAAGCGCGGATTACAGGCGAGCATCCATATTACTATCCGGCTATTCTGACCATTCTGGACGGCGTTCTGGCAATGGACCCCAAGAACTTTGAAGCTACGACGTTTAAGGCATCCGTAAAAATGTCTCAGCACCAGTTTGCCGAAGCTCGGGAATTAGCCGAAGAAGCCCGGCAGATTAATCCAAACAATGCCTATGTGTACGGTGTGTTGGTCGATGCCAACGTCGAACTGGGCAACTATGAGGAAGCAGTAGCTATGTCGGATAAGATGCAGGCCCTGAAACCGTCGCTCGAAGCCTACTCGCGCGCTTCCTACCTGCGTGAAATCTATGGGAACTATCCCGGCTCAATCGCAGCCATGAAATTGGCCGTGCAGGCTGGTCTACCCGGATCAGAACCGCAATGCTGGAGTAAGAATATTCTGGGTCATTTATACGAAACAACCGGCCAGCTCGCGGAAGCCGAAAACCAATATGCTGGTATTCTGATTCTTCGCCCCAGCTACGCATTTGCGATGGCCGGGCAAGCCCGTGTCCGCAAAGCGCGAAAAGAATACGACAAAGCGCTGGCTCTCCTCGATAAAGCGGCTGCTATCATGCCTGAGTTCTCATTCCATGAAGAAATGGCCGAAATCTACGCGTTGCAGGGCGATAAAGAGAAAGCACAGAAGAAATTTGCCGAAGTGGCTAAAATGCTGGATGAGGATGCCCGTTCGGGCCATGCCGTTGATCTGGAATTGTGCAAACTGTACACAAAGTCGGGCCAGTTCGATCTGGCAAAAACATATGGATTGAAGGAATACCAGAAACGCCCGAAAAATATTGACGTCAATCATGCGCTGGCGTGGGTTTATTTCAACCAGAAAGACCTGCCCAAAGCACAGCAACACATTGAAGTGGCCTTGCGTACGGGTAGCAAAGACCCGGAACTGTTGCGCCAGGCTGGATCGATCGAACTGGCAATGGGCCATGCCGATCAGGGGAATAAATTGATTGCGGCTGCCCGCAAAACAAACCCTAAATTTGCCCTCTAA